The following are encoded in a window of Gossypium raimondii isolate GPD5lz chromosome 13, ASM2569854v1, whole genome shotgun sequence genomic DNA:
- the LOC105781522 gene encoding uncharacterized protein LOC105781522, whose product MSARGTRERGTRGRGRGIESARAGSLASSHMPNIEARDAPASLVTESGSYDRAAGDDTFSQAMICILEKVIGTSIAVMGRGSISKRLRSNRAKIFRGVSSVAPNVVEYWLEAMERIMDDLDCTSEQKLKGTVSLLRDEAYQWWLTVREGTQAERLTWDFFKSIFQGKYVGASYMDARRKEFLSLTQGNKTIAEYEAEFLRLSCYARGIVATEYEHYRERDFAALVEKEKIVEDVKRSKRQNCEKDRGRFRRDSELSSSSSRPKKKARFYRPVRAGVTVARLQPCVDCGRHHLVRGGQQPMRGHGQVRGENGVGRGHGTYGRGVCNIEVRQPVLVYATHHREDGDASDVITVKVEKLFRDVPLEVQGVLFLADLIELLFGEFDLILGMDWLVKHHASLDCAAKHMVLKTTEDEEVVVIGERRDFLSNVISALKAEKLVRKGCEAFLAYVGVFDSEGPSIGDIRTVKDFSDVFPNELPRLPPSREVEFGIELLPGTALVSIAPYRMAPKELVELKAQI is encoded by the exons ATGAGCGCTAGAGGTACTCGCGAAAGGGGTACACGAGGCCGTGGTAGAGGCATAGAAAGTGCTAGGGCAGGGTCTTTGGCGTCAAGCCACATGCCAAATATTGAGGCTAGGGATGCACCAGCTTCACTGGTGACTGAGTCGGGGTCATACGATCGAGCGGCTGGGGATGACACATTTTCCCAAGCTATGATCTGTATTCTGGAAAAGGTTATAGGAACCAGCATTGCTGTTATGGGCCGTGGGTCAATTTCTAAACGACTTCGGTCGAATAGAGCGAAAATTTTTAGGGGTGTTTCTAGTGTAGCCCCTAATGTGGTTGAATACTGGTTGGAAGCCATGGAAAGAATAATGGATGATCTTGACTGCACTTCTGAGCAAAAGCTAAAAGGTACAGTGTCTTTACTGCGAGACGAGgcctatcagtggtggcttaccGTGAGAGAGGGTACTCAGGCCGAACGGTTAACATGGGATTTCTTTAAGTCGATTTTTCAAGGAAAGTATGTGGGCGCAAGTTATATGGACGCCCGAAGAAAGGAATTTTTGAGTTTGACCCAGGGGAATAAGACTATTGCAGAATATGAAGCAGAGTTCCTACGACTAAGTTGCTATGCACGTGGGATAGTGGCAACTGAGTATGAGCACTAT AGGGAGCGAGATTTTGCTGCCCTtgttgaaaaggaaaaaattgtcGAGGATGTGAAGCGCTCTAAGCGTCAGAATTGTGAGAAAGATAGGGGAAGATTTAGGAGGGATTCAGAGCTCTCAAGTTCTTCTAGTAGGCCTAAAAAGAAGGCCAGGTTTTATAGACCAGTCCGAGCTGGGGTTACTGTTGCTAGACTACAGCCTTGTGTTGACTGTGGGAGACATCATCTGG TGAGAGGTGGTCAGCAGCCAATGAGAGGCCATGGGCAGGTTAGAGGTGAAAATGGTGTGGGACGAGGTCATGGAACGTATGGCAGAGGGGTTTGTAATATTGAGGTGAGGCAGCCAGTACTAGTTTATGCTACTCATCACCGTGAGGATGGTGACGCTTCAGATGTTATAACTG TTAAGGTGGAAAAGTTGTTTAGAGATGTGCCCCTAGAGGTTCAAGGAGTTCTATTTCTGGCGGATCTGATAGAGCTACTGTTTGGTGAATTCGATCTAATCTTagggatggattggttggttaaGCACCATGCAAGTTTGGATTGTGCTGCTAAGCATATGGTATTGAAGACGACTGAGGATGAGGAGGTGGTTGTGATTGGGGAGCGAAGGGATTTtctgtctaatgtgatctctgcttTAAAGGCCGAAAAACTGGTTCGCAAGGGCTGTGAGGCGTTTCTAGCCTATGTTGGTGTATTTGATTCTGAGGGTCCTTCTATTGGAGATATCAGAACAGTTAAGGATTTTTCTGATGTTTTTCCTAACGAGCTCCCTAGGTTGCCTCCAAGTCGTGAGGTTGAATTTGGAATTGAGCTGTTGCCAGGAACGGCTCTAGTGTCCATCGCCCCTTATAGGATGGCACCAAAGGAGTTGgtggaattaaaagctcaaatcTAA